The Ruania alba genome window below encodes:
- a CDS encoding aspartate kinase: protein MALIVQKFGGSSVADAESIQRVARRITETKQAGNDVVVVVSAMGDTTDELLDLAGKINSAPPSREMDILLTAGERISMALLAMAIHELGVDAQAFTGQQAGMITDTEHGNARIVDVSPSRIQETLSDGAVAIVAGFQGVTESTNDVTTLGRGGSDTTAVALAAALNASVCEIFTDVDGLFTADPRIVPTARRINRISMEETLEMAAHGAKILHLRAVEYARRYQVPIHVRSSFSAHDGTLVTDNEEEGSMEQPLISGVAHDRSQAKITVLGVPDVPGSAAQLFEAVAAAGVNIDMIVQNVSAHHSGVTDISFTLPHEQGEAARAALAALANEYGYQEVQYDNGVGKLSLVGAGMRSHPGVSAQLFAALRDAGINIEMISTSEIRISVITRSEDLDEAVRAVHSAFGLDATDVEAVVYGGSGR, encoded by the coding sequence GTGGCACTCATTGTCCAGAAGTTCGGCGGATCCTCCGTCGCCGATGCCGAGAGCATCCAGCGCGTCGCGAGACGGATCACCGAGACGAAGCAGGCCGGGAACGATGTGGTGGTGGTCGTCTCCGCCATGGGAGACACCACCGACGAGCTGCTCGACCTGGCTGGCAAGATCAACTCCGCCCCGCCGTCCCGTGAGATGGACATCCTGCTGACGGCTGGTGAGCGCATCTCCATGGCGTTGCTCGCGATGGCGATCCACGAGCTCGGTGTGGACGCTCAGGCGTTCACCGGTCAGCAGGCCGGCATGATCACCGACACCGAGCACGGCAACGCCCGGATCGTCGACGTGTCGCCGAGCCGTATTCAGGAGACTCTCTCCGACGGTGCGGTCGCGATCGTGGCCGGATTCCAAGGCGTCACCGAGAGCACGAACGACGTCACCACACTCGGCCGCGGTGGGTCCGACACCACAGCCGTGGCCCTCGCGGCAGCCCTGAACGCCTCGGTGTGCGAGATCTTCACCGACGTGGACGGGCTGTTCACCGCCGACCCGCGGATCGTCCCCACCGCTCGCCGGATCAACCGGATCAGCATGGAAGAGACGCTCGAGATGGCCGCGCACGGGGCGAAGATCCTGCACCTGCGTGCCGTCGAGTACGCGCGCCGCTATCAGGTTCCGATCCACGTGCGCTCCTCGTTCTCCGCGCATGACGGCACCCTCGTCACCGACAACGAAGAAGAAGGATCCATGGAACAACCGCTCATCTCCGGCGTCGCACACGATCGGTCCCAGGCCAAGATCACGGTGCTCGGTGTCCCGGACGTGCCCGGGAGTGCCGCCCAGCTCTTCGAGGCCGTGGCTGCCGCCGGCGTGAACATCGACATGATCGTGCAGAACGTCTCCGCGCATCACTCGGGCGTCACGGACATCTCCTTCACCCTGCCGCACGAGCAGGGCGAGGCAGCGCGGGCTGCTCTTGCCGCCCTTGCGAACGAGTACGGCTACCAGGAGGTCCAGTACGACAACGGCGTGGGCAAGCTGTCCCTGGTGGGTGCCGGGATGCGCTCGCACCCGGGCGTCTCGGCGCAGCTCTTCGCGGCTCTGCGTGACGCCGGGATCAACATCGAGATGATCTCCACCTCGGAGATCCGAATCTCGGTGATCACTCGCAGCGAGGACCTTGACGAGGCTGTGCGGGCCGTGCACTCCGCGTTCGGTCTGGATGCCACCGACGTCGAGGCCGTGGTCTACGGCGGATCGGGGCGCTGA
- a CDS encoding aspartate-semialdehyde dehydrogenase has product MGLNIGVVGATGQVGAVMRRLLVERDFPADSVRFFASARSAGTTLEFKGEQIVVEDASTADLTGLDVALFSAGGSTSKAQAPRFAEAGAVVVDNSSAWRMDPDVPLVVSEVNPEAIDDARKGIIANPNCTTMAAMPVLKALDAEAGLRRLIVSTYQAVSGSGLAGVEELDGQVRGTVDQHIAGLTHDGASVRFPDPVKYVAPIAYNVVALAGSLVDDGSGETDEDQKLRNESRKILGLPELLVSGTCVRVPVFTGHSLSVNAEFERPITPARAEEILAEAPGVRVADVPTPLLAAGQDPTFVGRIRQDPGAPDGRGLALFISGDNLRKGAALNAIQIAELIAAKQA; this is encoded by the coding sequence ATGGGACTGAACATCGGAGTCGTGGGCGCGACCGGGCAGGTCGGCGCCGTGATGCGGCGGCTGCTCGTGGAGCGGGACTTCCCGGCTGACAGCGTCCGGTTCTTCGCCTCGGCGCGTTCAGCCGGTACCACCCTGGAGTTCAAGGGTGAGCAGATCGTGGTCGAGGATGCCTCCACGGCGGACCTGACCGGCCTGGACGTGGCGCTCTTCTCGGCCGGGGGATCCACCTCCAAGGCTCAGGCACCGCGCTTCGCGGAGGCGGGGGCCGTCGTCGTGGACAACTCCTCGGCATGGCGGATGGACCCGGACGTGCCGCTCGTGGTGTCCGAGGTGAACCCCGAGGCGATCGACGATGCCCGCAAGGGCATTATCGCCAACCCGAACTGCACCACGATGGCAGCGATGCCCGTCCTCAAGGCGCTGGATGCGGAGGCAGGGCTGCGTCGACTGATCGTCTCCACCTACCAGGCCGTCTCCGGTAGCGGACTGGCCGGCGTGGAAGAGCTCGACGGGCAGGTCCGCGGCACCGTGGATCAACACATTGCCGGGCTCACCCATGACGGTGCCTCCGTGCGCTTCCCGGACCCGGTCAAGTACGTCGCCCCTATCGCCTACAACGTGGTGGCCCTCGCCGGCAGCCTCGTCGATGATGGGTCCGGCGAGACCGACGAGGACCAGAAGCTGCGCAACGAGTCCCGCAAGATCCTCGGCCTGCCCGAGTTGTTGGTCTCGGGCACCTGCGTGCGGGTCCCCGTGTTCACCGGGCACTCCCTCTCGGTAAACGCCGAGTTCGAGCGGCCGATCACACCGGCTCGCGCCGAGGAGATCCTCGCCGAGGCGCCCGGTGTGCGGGTCGCCGACGTACCGACGCCGTTGCTCGCCGCGGGTCAGGACCCCACCTTCGTGGGCCGGATCCGTCAGGACCCGGGTGCGCCCGATGGGCGCGGTCTCGCGTTGTTCATCTCCGGTGACAACCTGCGCAAGGGTGCCGCCCTGAACGCCATTCAGATCGCTGAGCTCATCGCCGCCAAGCAGGCGTAG
- a CDS encoding ROK family protein — MTSNAVVSSPQVLRRANAATVLRTAWNGAPFTASDLIAATGLTRSTVLGLCDELATSGWITELANARAAGSYSKGRPARRYAFNPTAGHVVGVDAGLHRVTASVADLAGAELGTAERTLAEDDTDRTLRRTTVLDVVEDALDRAGVAPDEVLVTVAGVPAPTDSRGDSPADHDFWNRMNPGLPQALARPGRTVVVENDANLAAVAEGAVGSGKHLTSFAVLLSGERFGSGLIVDGELLRGRTGGAGELRLLDLVDGVGGPEGLGYVAREMVREAIDAGMVPAGSALLRAGPEGPDAEHVFAAALNGDSLATDIVARLADRLARVCAVIATMLDLERIVVAGAIAPALEPVVSQATALLEEYTHPPFPTIVASELGADAVRTGALHRALALVRANPLDFTLPARAVAV; from the coding sequence GTGACATCGAACGCCGTCGTGAGCTCGCCGCAGGTGCTACGCCGCGCGAACGCGGCCACCGTCCTGCGTACCGCATGGAACGGTGCACCGTTCACCGCCAGCGACCTGATCGCGGCTACCGGACTCACCCGATCGACCGTGCTCGGTCTGTGCGACGAGCTGGCCACCAGCGGGTGGATCACCGAGCTGGCCAATGCTCGGGCCGCCGGCTCCTACAGCAAGGGCCGGCCGGCACGGCGGTACGCGTTCAATCCCACCGCCGGTCATGTGGTGGGCGTGGACGCGGGGCTGCATCGCGTGACCGCCTCGGTCGCTGACCTGGCAGGGGCCGAGCTCGGCACGGCCGAGCGGACGCTGGCGGAGGACGACACCGACCGCACGCTGCGACGCACGACCGTGCTGGACGTGGTCGAGGACGCTCTCGACCGGGCCGGTGTGGCCCCGGACGAGGTGTTGGTCACGGTGGCCGGTGTGCCTGCACCCACCGACTCCCGGGGCGACTCCCCCGCCGATCATGACTTCTGGAACCGGATGAACCCCGGTCTGCCACAGGCACTCGCGCGCCCCGGTCGCACGGTCGTGGTCGAGAACGACGCCAACCTGGCTGCGGTGGCCGAGGGAGCCGTTGGATCCGGGAAGCACCTGACCTCGTTCGCTGTGCTGCTCTCCGGGGAGCGGTTCGGCTCCGGCCTGATCGTCGACGGCGAGCTCCTCCGCGGGCGGACCGGCGGTGCGGGCGAGCTGCGCCTGCTGGATCTGGTGGACGGCGTCGGCGGGCCGGAGGGCCTTGGCTATGTGGCGCGCGAGATGGTGCGGGAAGCCATCGACGCGGGCATGGTGCCGGCGGGCTCGGCGCTGCTGCGCGCGGGCCCGGAGGGGCCGGACGCGGAGCATGTGTTCGCCGCCGCGCTGAACGGAGACTCTCTCGCGACCGACATCGTGGCACGGCTCGCGGACCGGCTGGCGCGGGTGTGTGCGGTGATCGCGACCATGCTCGACCTGGAGCGGATCGTGGTGGCCGGGGCGATTGCACCGGCGTTGGAGCCGGTCGTCTCACAGGCGACGGCGCTGCTCGAGGAGTACACCCATCCCCCGTTCCCCACGATCGTCGCCTCCGAGCTGGGCGCGGATGCGGTTCGCACCGGTGCCCTGCACCGCGCCCTCGCACTGGTGCGGGCGAACCCGCTGGACTTCACGCTCCCGGCGCGCGCCGTCGCGGTGTGA
- a CDS encoding glycoside hydrolase family 13 protein, protein MTNTLASEPTSALSSDPTWWRQAAVYQIYPRAFADSNGSGLGDLRGITQKVPYLSSLGIDAVWLSPFYPSALADGGYDVDDYRDVDPKLGTLADFDAMVAALHGAGIRLIVDVVPNHTSDRHEWFKAALASPKGSPERDRYIFRDGKGVNGEEPPADWGSTFGGPAWHQVEDGQWYHHFFAKEQPDLNWANPEVRADFLHTLRFWSDRGVDGFRVDVAHGCAKDLPEELPSQAELDAIPVDGNHPMWDRDEVHEIYAEWREVFNSYDPPRTAVAEAWVKADRRSRYASADGLGQAFNFDLLEANFDASDFKDIITFNLELAERSGSSTTWVFSNHDVVRHATRYGLPPRTEDERKAGFAWLLSGGTEPTLDRDLGLRRAQAATLLELALPGSSYLYQGEELGLHEVAEIPAEQRQDPTFFRTEGAEIGRDGCRVPLPWTTDGPSFGFGAAEPDLPQPEWFGPSSVQAQDGVPGSTLTLYREALALRRELQSEETLEWLETGDEQVLAFRRPNGWVSVTNFGTDAVELPEGELLLSSASLTAAGHLPGATTAWLRQS, encoded by the coding sequence ATGACGAACACCCTGGCCAGCGAGCCCACCTCGGCGCTCTCCTCCGACCCCACCTGGTGGCGGCAGGCTGCCGTCTACCAGATCTACCCCCGTGCTTTCGCCGACTCCAACGGCAGCGGGCTGGGCGACCTGCGTGGGATCACTCAGAAGGTGCCCTATCTGAGTAGCCTCGGGATCGACGCCGTGTGGCTGAGCCCGTTCTATCCTTCGGCCCTGGCTGATGGTGGGTATGACGTGGACGACTACCGTGACGTCGACCCGAAGCTCGGCACCCTCGCCGACTTCGACGCGATGGTCGCCGCACTGCACGGGGCGGGAATCCGGCTGATCGTGGACGTGGTGCCGAACCACACCTCGGATCGGCACGAGTGGTTCAAGGCGGCGCTGGCTTCTCCGAAGGGATCACCGGAGCGGGATCGGTACATCTTCCGGGACGGCAAGGGCGTCAACGGCGAGGAGCCGCCGGCCGACTGGGGCTCCACCTTTGGCGGGCCGGCCTGGCACCAGGTGGAGGACGGGCAGTGGTACCACCACTTCTTCGCCAAGGAGCAGCCGGACCTGAACTGGGCCAACCCCGAGGTGCGGGCCGACTTCCTGCACACGCTCCGGTTCTGGTCCGACCGGGGTGTGGATGGGTTCCGCGTGGACGTGGCGCACGGCTGCGCCAAGGATCTTCCCGAGGAGCTGCCCAGCCAGGCCGAGCTCGACGCGATCCCCGTGGACGGCAACCACCCGATGTGGGACCGCGACGAGGTGCACGAGATCTACGCCGAGTGGCGCGAGGTGTTCAACTCCTACGACCCGCCGCGCACGGCCGTGGCGGAGGCGTGGGTGAAAGCGGACCGGCGCTCGCGCTACGCGAGCGCGGACGGGCTGGGGCAGGCGTTCAACTTCGACCTGCTCGAGGCCAACTTCGACGCGAGCGACTTCAAGGACATCATCACGTTCAACCTGGAGCTGGCCGAGCGGTCCGGCTCGTCCACCACCTGGGTGTTCTCCAACCACGACGTGGTGCGGCACGCCACCCGGTACGGGCTGCCGCCCCGCACCGAAGACGAGCGCAAGGCCGGCTTCGCGTGGCTGCTCAGCGGTGGCACCGAGCCCACCCTGGACCGTGACCTCGGGCTGCGCCGGGCGCAGGCAGCCACGCTGCTCGAGCTGGCGCTGCCCGGGTCCTCCTACCTCTACCAGGGGGAGGAGCTCGGCCTGCACGAGGTGGCCGAGATTCCCGCCGAGCAGCGCCAGGACCCGACGTTCTTTCGCACCGAGGGTGCCGAGATCGGCCGGGACGGCTGCCGGGTGCCGCTGCCGTGGACCACGGACGGCCCGTCCTTCGGGTTCGGTGCTGCCGAGCCCGACCTGCCGCAGCCTGAGTGGTTCGGCCCCTCCTCGGTACAGGCACAGGACGGCGTGCCCGGGTCCACACTGACCCTCTACCGGGAGGCGCTTGCGCTGCGCCGAGAGCTGCAGTCCGAGGAGACCCTGGAGTGGCTGGAGACCGGCGACGAGCAGGTCCTCGCCTTCCGCCGGCCCAACGGCTGGGTGAGCGTGACGAACTTCGGCACAGACGCCGTCGAACTCCCAGAAGGTGAGCTGCTGCTCAGCAGCGCAAGCTTGACGGCGGCCGGTCACCTCCCCGGGGCCACCACCGCCTGGCTGCGTCAGTCCTGA
- a CDS encoding type IV toxin-antitoxin system AbiEi family antitoxin domain-containing protein: MAISSLPLALYRHARCQEGLVTHHQCDEHGISHDVRTRLVRSGQWRRVTRGVYDPGIIEDPTEWEHRRMRQVWVGILAGGPRAVAVGPCALAVHGVWGLPIDVKPQIALPRGAFAHPGEEVRVRSFGQWDEVQMVDGIPVVPPEHALAQSICEMFRETAVSVLDSALNLDVVDRSDLRTVRRLLRGRRGAARTHEWWPLVDQRAESPIETRARLIFRDAGMAPDQLQVPIVAMDGTELGYGDMGWRLPGGAWLIVEMDGKEVHERPTAVFHDRHRQNDFLTAGATILRFTGSDLRYPARMVSLVRQGIAGSARAA; the protein is encoded by the coding sequence ATGGCAATCTCCTCACTCCCGCTCGCCTTGTACCGCCACGCCCGTTGCCAAGAGGGTCTCGTCACGCATCACCAGTGCGACGAGCACGGCATCAGTCACGACGTGCGGACCCGGCTTGTCCGGTCGGGGCAGTGGCGCCGCGTCACGCGAGGCGTCTACGACCCCGGGATCATCGAGGACCCGACCGAATGGGAGCACCGGAGGATGCGGCAGGTCTGGGTGGGCATCCTCGCCGGCGGGCCGCGGGCTGTCGCCGTGGGCCCGTGCGCGTTGGCCGTGCACGGGGTGTGGGGACTGCCGATCGACGTCAAGCCGCAGATCGCCCTGCCGCGCGGCGCGTTCGCGCACCCAGGCGAGGAGGTGCGCGTGCGCAGCTTCGGCCAGTGGGACGAGGTTCAGATGGTCGACGGGATCCCGGTGGTGCCGCCCGAGCATGCGCTGGCGCAGTCGATCTGCGAGATGTTCCGGGAGACGGCGGTCAGCGTGCTGGACTCGGCCCTGAACCTCGACGTGGTCGATCGTTCTGACCTGCGTACGGTGCGCCGGCTGCTTCGTGGCCGCCGTGGCGCGGCACGCACCCACGAGTGGTGGCCGTTGGTCGATCAGCGCGCAGAGTCACCGATCGAGACCCGCGCCCGGCTGATCTTCCGCGACGCGGGGATGGCGCCGGACCAGTTGCAGGTGCCGATCGTCGCGATGGACGGAACCGAACTCGGCTACGGCGACATGGGCTGGCGGCTACCGGGCGGTGCATGGTTGATCGTCGAGATGGATGGCAAGGAGGTCCACGAGCGGCCCACGGCGGTCTTCCACGACCGGCACCGCCAGAACGATTTCCTCACGGCTGGGGCGACGATTCTGCGCTTCACCGGTTCGGACCTGCGCTACCCGGCACGGATGGTCTCGCTCGTGCGTCAGGGTATTGCCGGCAGTGCTCGCGCGGCCTGA
- a CDS encoding S9 family peptidase, producing the protein MSAATASVSAWPPPDWERRFRARRVGLPEWALQAPDRAVVVASVAGTLEVHSWTPSTRSLVQATRRTNGTTDATIDPHGTWLWWFDDSDGDEFGRWRRQPFGSPPNSRAEAPIPLPDAYDAGLLLAEDGTVVVGRSGDFGTQVHALYIGPGAAGTTPRLLYAHSEAAEAAALSWDGNLVALEHSERGDSRHPALRVLRVDTGSALSELDDGPGRGLFALDFAPRPGDTRLLVRHERGDVAGLLIWDVATSTVQTLDLGLPGEVADAHWYPDGRSLLVAVDHEARTLTYRYDLADRSVHQVGSATGTVSGATARPDGEVWLARSSAAEPRDVIEASTGTTLITLGENRVPGSVSVEDVWADGPAGRVHALLRRPVNTVEPLPVVVEVHGGPTWHESDSFSPYAAAWVDHGYAVLSVNYRGSTGYGNAWRDALEGRVGHTELEDIAAVHEALAQAGVVDRERSILAGASWGGYLTLLGLGTQPERWSLGVASVPVADYVTAYADEMDALQAFDRSLFGGSPRQVPQAYTDSSPITYVGQVRSPVLILAGTNDPRCPFKQIQNYVDMLRSHGGEVELYTYDAGHGSAVDDERVRQMRAELEFVVRHVPA; encoded by the coding sequence ATGAGTGCCGCGACGGCGAGTGTGTCGGCGTGGCCTCCGCCCGACTGGGAGCGGCGGTTTCGGGCACGGCGGGTGGGTCTTCCCGAGTGGGCGCTGCAGGCACCGGACCGAGCAGTGGTGGTGGCGAGCGTGGCCGGCACCCTGGAGGTGCACTCGTGGACCCCGTCTACCCGCAGCCTGGTGCAAGCCACGAGGCGAACGAATGGCACCACCGACGCCACCATCGACCCGCACGGCACGTGGCTCTGGTGGTTTGACGACTCCGACGGAGACGAGTTCGGTCGGTGGCGACGCCAACCGTTCGGGTCTCCCCCGAACTCCCGGGCCGAGGCCCCGATTCCCCTACCGGATGCCTACGATGCCGGACTGCTCCTTGCCGAGGACGGGACCGTCGTCGTGGGCCGTAGTGGCGACTTCGGCACTCAGGTGCACGCCCTCTACATAGGTCCGGGGGCAGCCGGGACAACCCCGCGACTGCTGTACGCGCACAGCGAGGCGGCGGAGGCGGCGGCGCTGAGCTGGGACGGGAACCTGGTGGCACTGGAGCACTCCGAACGCGGCGATTCCCGGCACCCGGCGCTGCGCGTACTGCGGGTGGACACCGGCTCCGCGCTGTCGGAGCTGGACGACGGTCCCGGGCGCGGATTGTTCGCACTCGACTTCGCTCCCCGGCCGGGCGATACCCGTCTGCTGGTGCGGCACGAGCGCGGCGACGTGGCCGGGCTGCTGATCTGGGACGTAGCCACCTCGACGGTGCAGACGCTCGACCTGGGGCTGCCCGGTGAAGTGGCCGACGCGCACTGGTACCCCGACGGCAGGTCGCTGCTGGTGGCCGTGGACCATGAGGCTCGTACGCTCACCTACCGGTACGACCTCGCCGACCGGTCGGTGCACCAGGTGGGATCGGCCACCGGGACTGTCTCCGGCGCGACCGCACGCCCCGACGGCGAGGTGTGGCTGGCCCGTTCCTCGGCCGCGGAGCCTCGAGACGTGATCGAGGCGAGCACGGGCACCACCCTGATCACCCTGGGCGAGAACCGGGTGCCAGGGTCTGTGTCAGTGGAGGATGTCTGGGCGGACGGCCCGGCCGGGCGGGTGCATGCCCTGCTGCGGAGGCCGGTGAACACCGTCGAGCCGCTGCCCGTGGTGGTGGAGGTGCACGGCGGACCGACCTGGCACGAGTCGGACTCGTTCAGCCCGTACGCGGCGGCCTGGGTGGATCACGGGTACGCGGTGCTGAGCGTGAACTACCGCGGGTCCACCGGCTACGGCAACGCCTGGCGGGACGCCCTCGAAGGCAGGGTGGGCCACACCGAGCTGGAGGACATCGCGGCCGTGCACGAGGCGCTGGCGCAGGCGGGGGTGGTGGACCGGGAGCGGTCCATCCTCGCCGGTGCGTCCTGGGGCGGGTACCTGACGCTGCTCGGGCTCGGCACGCAGCCGGAACGGTGGTCCCTGGGAGTCGCCAGCGTGCCGGTGGCCGACTACGTGACCGCCTACGCCGACGAGATGGATGCGCTGCAGGCGTTCGATCGGTCGCTGTTCGGTGGGTCACCGCGGCAGGTACCACAGGCGTACACCGACTCCTCCCCGATCACCTATGTGGGGCAGGTGCGCTCACCGGTACTGATCTTGGCGGGCACGAACGACCCGCGCTGCCCGTTCAAGCAGATCCAGAACTACGTGGACATGCTGCGCTCGCACGGCGGCGAGGTGGAGCTGTACACCTATGACGCCGGGCACGGTTCCGCGGTGGACGACGAGCGGGTGCGGCAGATGCGGGCCGAGCTGGAGTTCGTGGTGCGGCACGTCCCGGCCTGA